In a single window of the Portunus trituberculatus isolate SZX2019 chromosome 1, ASM1759143v1, whole genome shotgun sequence genome:
- the LOC123519571 gene encoding SH3 domain-containing protein C23A1.17-like isoform X1, with protein sequence MAEKGDGGSDTVSLPPTYAPSEAYTESPPPAYRGGRGSGKTVQIVKLVCVTAVVIAFLSGFFVLASHYMKTRACTCDPRPLDSVEGRAALLHAGFLPPPPPAAEALVGEKKVEKVEKKEEEEEINENTLDAGDDPVFGDDQVDALVEEVVEAEHQLEEEMKEVVEEEEEALQDILRAQADHMKKIRLPIDLIMGNPNLAGKEVNCEVERRQVPIAPGVMSQTILVTCKDDEDQDKAIPRPKPSLNPFPAPRPPMSLIAPLMKMLTSRPGPQPRLVPIFPPRASFGPKTRISPVVSLTPLSQHAPVMSHGPPVMPHGAPEPRGNPEGLSDRMLPRHLQPIVRITPRFLSQARETTGKINMVSLQRGALPLPQATPRAPPSPISLSPFPPRPIMRSFLPFKVLADTPTGLSRPRPATHMEMKAEEKDFGPPRGHTLIQNGRQLTPVHPSGPIRPPPRLITLPKAIRVHTLPRNTPFNTPGSFEASPPRFEASPPRFEASPPRFEASPPRFEASPPRFEASPPRFAPEGRRAPPASY encoded by the exons GCGTACCGTGGCGGGCGAGGCAGCGGCAAGACGGTACAGATTGTCAAACTGGTGTGCGTGACAGCTGTTGTTATCGCCTTCCTTAGCGGGTTCTTCGTCCTCGCCTCCCACTACATGAAGACGAGGGCGTGTACTTGTGACCCGCGCCcgctg gACTCGGTGGAAGGCAGGGCAGCTCTCCTCCACGCtggcttcctccctcctcccccccctgcAGCTGAGGCCCtggtgggagagaagaaggtggaaaaggtggagaagaaggaggaggaggaggagataaatgaaaacacTCTAGATGCTGGAGATGACCCCGTATTTGGAGAtgaccag gtggacgcgttggtggaggaggtggtggaggcagaacaccagctggaggaggagatgaaggaggtggtggaggaggaggaggaggcgctgcAGGACATCCTCAGAGCTCAGGCTGACCACATGAAGAAGATCAGACTCCCTATTGACCTCATTATGGGGAATCCGAACCTT GCCGGCAAGGAGGTGAACTGCGAGGTGGAGCGGCGCCAGGTCCCCATCGCACCAGGAGTCATGTCCCAAACGATCCTAGTGACTTGTAAGGACGACGAGGATCAAGACAAGGCTATCCCACGCCCCAAACCCTCCCTGAACCCCTTCCCCGCTCCACGGCCCCCTATGTCCCTCATCGCCCCCCTCATGAAGATGCTAACCTCCCGCCCCGGTCCACAGCCAAGACTAGTGCCTATTTTCCCACCCCGGGCGTCATTTGGGCCAAAAACTCGTATTTCCCCAGTGGTTAGCCTCACTCCACTGTCCCAGCATGCCCCAGTAATGTCCCACGGTCCCCCAGTAATGCCCCACGGTGCCCCAGAGCCCCGTGGTAACCCTGAGGGGCTTTCAGATAGAATGCTCCCCCGTCACCTTCAGCCGATCGTCAGAATCAcaccccgttttctttcacaagccagagaaacCACAGGGAAGATTAATATGGTTAGTTTGCAAAGAGgggctcttcctctcccccaggCAACCCCCAGAGCGCCCCCCTCCCCCATCagtctctcccccttccccccaagGCCCATCATGCGCTCCTTCCTGCCAttcaaag TTCTGGCAGACACACCTACCGGCCTATCACGCCCACGCCCCGCCACGCACATGGAGATGAAGGCTGAGGAGAAGGACTTCGGGCCACCACGCGGACACACACTGATTCAAAATGGCCGCCAGCTCACCCCAGTTCACCCCAGCGGCCCAATCCGCCCCCCACCTCGTCTTATCACCCTCCCCAAGGCCATTCGAGTCCACACACTCCCCAGGAACACCCCCTTCAACACCCCAGGGAGTTTTGAAGCTTCACCCCCCCGATTCGAAGCTTCACCACCCCGTTTCGAAGCTTCACCACCCCGTTTCGAAGCTTCACCACCCCGTTTCGAAGCCTCACCCCCGCGATTCGAAGCTTCACCCCCCCGTTTCGCTCCAGAGGGTCGCCGCGCCCCTCCCGCCTCATATTAA
- the LOC123519571 gene encoding uncharacterized protein LOC123519571 isoform X2: MAEKGDGGSDTVSLPPTYAPSEAYTESPPPAYRGGRGSGKTVQIVKLVCVTAVVIAFLSGFFVLASHYMKTRACTCDPRPLDSVEGRAALLHAGFLPPPPPAAEALVGEKKVEKVEKKEEEEEINENTLDAGDDPVFGDDQVDALVEEVVEAEHQLEEEMKEVVEEEEEALQDILRAQADHMKKIRLPIDLIMGNPNLAGKEVNCEVERRQVPIAPGVMSQTILVTCKDDEDQDKAIPRPKPSLNPFPAPRPPMSLIAPLMKMLTSRPGPQPRLVPIFPPRASFGPKTRISPVVSLTPLSQHAPVMSHGPPVMPHGAPEPRGNPEGLSDRMLPRHLQPIVRITPRFLSQARETTGKINMVSLQRGALPLPQATPRAPPSPISLSPFPPRPIMRSFLPFKVLADTPTGLSRPRPATHMEMKAEEKDFGPPRGHTLIQNGRQLTPVHPSGPIRPPPRLITLPKAIRVHTLPRNTPFNTPGSFEASPPRFEASPPRFEASPPRFEASPPRFAPEGRRAPPASY, encoded by the exons GCGTACCGTGGCGGGCGAGGCAGCGGCAAGACGGTACAGATTGTCAAACTGGTGTGCGTGACAGCTGTTGTTATCGCCTTCCTTAGCGGGTTCTTCGTCCTCGCCTCCCACTACATGAAGACGAGGGCGTGTACTTGTGACCCGCGCCcgctg gACTCGGTGGAAGGCAGGGCAGCTCTCCTCCACGCtggcttcctccctcctcccccccctgcAGCTGAGGCCCtggtgggagagaagaaggtggaaaaggtggagaagaaggaggaggaggaggagataaatgaaaacacTCTAGATGCTGGAGATGACCCCGTATTTGGAGAtgaccag gtggacgcgttggtggaggaggtggtggaggcagaacaccagctggaggaggagatgaaggaggtggtggaggaggaggaggaggcgctgcAGGACATCCTCAGAGCTCAGGCTGACCACATGAAGAAGATCAGACTCCCTATTGACCTCATTATGGGGAATCCGAACCTT GCCGGCAAGGAGGTGAACTGCGAGGTGGAGCGGCGCCAGGTCCCCATCGCACCAGGAGTCATGTCCCAAACGATCCTAGTGACTTGTAAGGACGACGAGGATCAAGACAAGGCTATCCCACGCCCCAAACCCTCCCTGAACCCCTTCCCCGCTCCACGGCCCCCTATGTCCCTCATCGCCCCCCTCATGAAGATGCTAACCTCCCGCCCCGGTCCACAGCCAAGACTAGTGCCTATTTTCCCACCCCGGGCGTCATTTGGGCCAAAAACTCGTATTTCCCCAGTGGTTAGCCTCACTCCACTGTCCCAGCATGCCCCAGTAATGTCCCACGGTCCCCCAGTAATGCCCCACGGTGCCCCAGAGCCCCGTGGTAACCCTGAGGGGCTTTCAGATAGAATGCTCCCCCGTCACCTTCAGCCGATCGTCAGAATCAcaccccgttttctttcacaagccagagaaacCACAGGGAAGATTAATATGGTTAGTTTGCAAAGAGgggctcttcctctcccccaggCAACCCCCAGAGCGCCCCCCTCCCCCATCagtctctcccccttccccccaagGCCCATCATGCGCTCCTTCCTGCCAttcaaag TTCTGGCAGACACACCTACCGGCCTATCACGCCCACGCCCCGCCACGCACATGGAGATGAAGGCTGAGGAGAAGGACTTCGGGCCACCACGCGGACACACACTGATTCAAAATGGCCGCCAGCTCACCCCAGTTCACCCCAGCGGCCCAATCCGCCCCCCACCTCGTCTTATCACCCTCCCCAAGGCCATTCGAGTCCACACACTCCCCAGGAACACCCCCTTCAACACCCCAGGGAGTTTTGAAGCTTCACCCCCCCGATTCGAAGCTTCAC CACCCCGTTTCGAAGCCTCACCCCCGCGATTCGAAGCTTCACCCCCCCGTTTCGCTCCAGAGGGTCGCCGCGCCCCTCCCGCCTCATATTAA